One region of Etheostoma spectabile isolate EspeVRDwgs_2016 chromosome 21, UIUC_Espe_1.0, whole genome shotgun sequence genomic DNA includes:
- the psmd11b gene encoding 26S proteasome non-ATPase regulatory subunit 11B → MAAAAVVEFQRAQSLISTDRDASIDILHSIVRRDVQENDEEAVRVKEQSILELGTLLAKSGQAAELGGLLKFVRPFLISISKAKAARLVRSLLDLFLDMEAATGQEVELCLECIDWAKAEKRTFLRQALEGRLISLYFDTKRYQEALALGTQLLQELKKMDDKALLVEVQLLESKTYHALSNLPKARAALTSARTTANGIYCPPKLQAALDMQSGIIHAAEEKDWKTAYSYFFEAFEGYDSIDSPKAVTALKYMLLCKIVLNSPEEVQGLISGKLGLRHAGRQTDALKCVAQACKNRSLADFEKALTEYRAELRDDPIINTHLATLYDNLLEQNLIRVIEPFSRAQIEHISGLMKLSKGDVERKLSQMILDKKFHGILDQGEGVLIIFEEPPVDKTYEAALETIQNMSKVVDSLYNKAKKLT, encoded by the exons ATGGCGGCTGCAGCTGTGGTTGAATTTCAGAGAGCCCAGTCTCTCATTAGCACGGATCGCGACGCCTCTATCGATATTCTACATTCAATAG TGAGGAGAGATGTCCAAGAGAACGATGAGGAAGCTGTCAGGGTTAAAGAACAGAGCATCCTGGAGCTGGGGACACTCCTGGCCAAGTCAGGACAGGCTGCAG aaCTAGGGGGTCTGCTGAAATTTGTGAGGCCTTTTCTGATTTCCATCAGCAAGGCTAAGGCGGCCCGGCTGGTCCGCTCTCTCCTGGACCTCTTTCTTGACATGGAGGCAGCAACAGGGCAGGAGGTGGAGCTGTGTCTTGAATGCATTGACTGGGCCAAGGCTGAGAAGAGAACCTTCCTACGACAGGCTCTGGAG ggACGACTGATTTCACTCTATTTTGACACCAAAAGATACCAGGAGGCCTTGGCTCTTG GCACCCAGTTACTCCAGGAGCTGAAAAAGATGGATGACAAAGCTCTTCTGGTAGAGGTTCAGCTGCTTGAAAGTAAGACATACCACGCTCTCAGTAACCTGCCCAAGGCCCGCGCAGCCCTCACCTCAGCCAGGACCACCGCCAACGGCATTTACTGCCCTCCAAAGCTCCAGGCAGCTCTGGACATGCAGTCAG GGATCATCCACGCAGCTGAGGAGAAGGACTGGAAGACGGCCTACTCCTACTTCTTTGAGGCCTTTGAGGGCTACGACTCCATTGACAGCCCCAAAGCTGTCACAGCACTCAAATACATGCTCCTGTGCAAAATTGTCCTCAACTC ACCAGAGGAGGTTCAAGGCCTGATCAGTGGAAAACTGGGCCTGCGACATGCCGGCCGACAG ACGGATGCGCTGAAATGTGTTGCCCAAGCCTGCAAGAACCGATCATTAGCAGACTTTGAAAAG GCCCTCACAGAGTACAGAGCAGAACTGAGGGATGATCCCATCATCAACACTCACCTGGCCACGCTGTACGACAACCTGCTGGAACAGAACCTCATCCGAGTCATCGAACCGTTTTCCAGAGCGCAG ATAGAACACATATCGGGTCTAATGAAGCTGTCAAAG gGGGATGTTGAGAGGAAATTATCACAGATGATTCTGGACAAAAAGTTTCACG GAATCCTTGACCAGGGTGAAGGTGTCCTGATCATATTCGAGGAGCCCCCAGTGGACAAAACATACGAAGCAGCCTTGGAAACAATTCAGAACATGAGCAAAGTCGTGGATTCACTTTACAACAAAGCTAAGAAGCTGACATAG
- the cdk5r1b gene encoding cyclin-dependent kinase 5 activator 1b produces the protein MGTVLSLSPSYRKAALFEDGPATVGHYTAVQNSKNAKDKNLKRHSLINVLPWKRIVAVSAKKKGSKKVQPNGTYQNNVTQLNNENLKKSQSCANLSTFAQDQSTPALTKTSNNTVSSIKKAPLTNSNVAPGTPKRVIVQASTSELLRCLGEFLCRRCYRLKHLSPTDPVLWLRSVDRSLLLQGWQDQGFITPANVVFVYMLCRDVVSSEVATEHELQAVLLTCLYLSYSYMGNEISYPLKPFLVESSKETFWDRCLSIINLMSAKMLQINSDPHYFTQVFADLKNESQKEEERSRLLIGLDR, from the coding sequence ATGGGAACCGTGCTGTCTTTGTCGCCTAGCTACCGAAAGGCTGCTCTCTTTGAGGATGGGCCGGCCACTGTGGGCCACTACACAGCTGTCCAGAACAGCAAGAACGCCAAAGACAAGAACCTGAAGCGCCACTCGCTCATCAATGTGCTCCCGTGGAAGCGGATTGTAGCGGTGTCCGCCAAGAAGAAAGGCTCCAAGAAGGTGCAGCCCAACGGCACCTACCAAAACAATGTCACCCAGCTGAACAATGAAAACCTGAAGAAGTCACAGTCATGCGCCAACCTGTCCACCTTCGCCCAGGATCAGAGCACTCCTGCTCTCACCAAGACCTCCAACAACACAGTATCTTCTATCAAGAAAGCCCCCCTGACCAACTCCAATGTGGCCCCAGGGACCCCTAAGAGGGTGATTGTCCAGGCCTCCACCAGTGAGCTGCTGCGCTGCCTCGGGGAGTTTCTGTGCCGGCGTTGTTACCGGCTGAAACACCTGTCACCCACTGACCCAGTGCTGTGGCTGCGTAGCGTGGACCGCTCCCTGCTGCTCCAGGGCTGGCAGGACCAGGGATTCATCACCCCCGCAAACGTGGTCTTTGTCTACATGCTTTGCCGTGACGTGGTCTCCTCCGAGGTGGCCACGGAGCACGAGCTGCAGGCCGTGCTGCTCACCTGCCTCTACCTGTCTTACTCCTACATGGGCAACGAGATCTCCTACCCGCTCAAGCCCTTCTTAGTGGAGAGCTCCAAGGAGACCTTCTGGGACCGCTGCCTGTCCATCATCAACCTGATGAGTGCAAAGATGCTCCAGATCAACTCCGACCCACACTACTTCACTCAGGTGTTTGCAGACCTGAAGAACGAGAgccagaaggaggaggagaggagccGCCTGCTCATCGGCCTGGACCGGTGA